From Spirochaeta isovalerica, the proteins below share one genomic window:
- a CDS encoding ABC transporter permease, whose product MKRKYLPHWLILLLLVFLYMPILVLIIYSFNEGRTGAKWTGFTLRWYMELFRDRNILRAMGYTILIAFIASTFSTIAGTITAWGIRHMKRRSSGLLLSINDLPLLNPDLVTAISLMSLYIFLKMTFGFMTLLLAHIMFSIPYVIITVLPVLRRLSRHQMEAALDLGARPVEALFKIILPQLKQSIISGWLIAFTMSIDDFVISFFTTGSGVSNISIAVFSMARRGINPKINALSSLMFATVIVLLLIINKNRKSRKEDLAIEENILLH is encoded by the coding sequence ATGAAAAGAAAATACCTTCCCCACTGGCTGATTCTGTTACTGCTTGTTTTTCTCTATATGCCTATTCTCGTCCTGATCATCTATTCATTCAACGAGGGCCGTACCGGAGCGAAATGGACGGGTTTCACACTGAGATGGTACATGGAACTTTTCAGAGACAGAAATATTCTCAGAGCCATGGGTTACACGATTCTCATAGCTTTCATCGCCTCCACCTTTTCCACGATCGCAGGAACCATCACCGCCTGGGGCATAAGGCACATGAAGAGAAGATCATCGGGACTTCTGCTGTCCATTAACGATCTTCCTCTTCTGAATCCCGATCTCGTTACGGCCATATCACTAATGTCTCTCTATATCTTTCTGAAAATGACTTTCGGTTTTATGACTCTTCTCCTGGCCCATATCATGTTTTCCATTCCCTATGTCATTATAACCGTACTTCCCGTATTGAGACGCCTGTCCCGCCATCAGATGGAAGCGGCATTGGATCTGGGCGCCAGGCCAGTGGAAGCTCTGTTCAAGATTATTCTGCCCCAGCTCAAACAGTCGATTATTTCCGGATGGCTCATTGCCTTTACCATGTCAATTGATGATTTTGTGATTAGTTTTTTTACGACCGGCTCGGGCGTTTCCAATATCTCCATAGCTGTGTTCTCCATGGCTCGAAGAGGTATAAATCCCAAGATAAATGCATTATCTTCGCTAATGTTTGCAACGGTCATTGTACTGCTGCTTATAATTAATAAAAACAGAAAATCACGAAAGGAGGATTTGGCCATTGAAGAAAACATTCTTCTGCATTAA